One genomic region from Mesorhizobium terrae encodes:
- a CDS encoding TIGR00282 family metallophosphoesterase produces the protein MRLLFLGDMVGKTGRTAVWEQLPGLISDFRLDFVIVNGENAAGGFGITEEIFRETIAAGADVVTTGNHVWDQREALAFAPREQRFLRPANFPKGTPGRGSGVYIAKNGARVLVSNIMGRVFMHPELDDPFQAGERELAACPLGEQADAVVIDFHAEATSEKMCFAHFVDGRASLVVGTHTHQPTGDHQILNGGTAYMTDAGMCGDYDSSLGMDKEEPLNRFLSKVPKGRFEAANGPATLCGVGVDISDRTGLAERIAPFRRGPRLEETAPSFWS, from the coding sequence ATGAGACTTCTTTTCCTCGGCGACATGGTGGGCAAGACGGGCCGTACGGCGGTGTGGGAGCAGCTGCCCGGGCTGATCTCCGATTTCCGGCTGGATTTCGTCATCGTCAATGGCGAGAACGCCGCCGGCGGCTTCGGCATCACCGAAGAGATTTTCCGCGAGACGATCGCCGCAGGCGCCGACGTGGTGACCACCGGCAATCATGTCTGGGACCAGCGCGAGGCGCTTGCCTTCGCGCCGCGCGAGCAGCGGTTTCTCAGGCCCGCGAATTTTCCAAAGGGCACGCCAGGGCGCGGCTCCGGCGTCTATATCGCCAAGAACGGCGCGCGCGTGCTGGTCTCCAACATCATGGGCCGGGTGTTCATGCATCCCGAGCTCGACGATCCGTTCCAGGCGGGCGAGCGCGAGCTGGCCGCCTGTCCGCTCGGCGAACAGGCCGACGCGGTGGTGATCGATTTCCACGCCGAGGCGACGAGCGAAAAGATGTGCTTCGCGCATTTCGTCGACGGCCGCGCCTCGCTGGTGGTGGGCACGCACACGCACCAGCCAACGGGCGACCATCAGATCCTCAATGGCGGCACCGCCTACATGACCGACGCCGGCATGTGCGGCGACTACGATTCCTCGCTTGGCATGGACAAGGAGGAGCCGCTCAACCGGTTCCTCTCCAAAGTGCCGAAGGGCCGCTTCGAGGCGGCCAACGGACCGGCAACGCTGTGCGGCGTCGGTGTCGATATTTCGGACCGCACCGGCCTTGCCGAGCGCATTGCGCCGTTTCGCCGCGGACCGAGACTGGAAGAAACCGCGCCGTCCTTCTGGTCATGA
- a CDS encoding TerC family protein, whose product MQLIEFLAPHFAFVNDPTAWAALITLVVLEIVLGIDNLIFISILTNKLPEAQRAQARRLGIGAALIMRLLLLATISIIVQLTTPVFTVFGQGFSWRDLILIAGGLFLVWKATKEIHHTVDPEDHQDTMIGGTLQMSLGAAIFQILLLDLVFSIDSIITAVGMTDEIAIMYIAVIVTVGVMLVAATPLANFIAKNPTIVMLALGFLLMIGMTLIADGMGYHVPKGYIYAAMGFSALVEGLNMLARRKKKSGGK is encoded by the coding sequence ATGCAGCTCATAGAGTTTCTTGCGCCGCATTTCGCCTTCGTCAATGACCCGACCGCCTGGGCGGCGCTGATCACGCTGGTCGTGCTCGAGATCGTGCTCGGCATCGACAATCTGATCTTCATCTCGATCCTGACCAACAAGCTGCCGGAAGCGCAGCGCGCGCAGGCGCGCCGGCTGGGCATCGGCGCGGCGCTGATCATGCGGCTTTTGCTGCTGGCGACGATCTCGATCATCGTGCAGCTGACGACGCCGGTCTTCACCGTCTTTGGTCAGGGCTTCTCATGGCGCGACCTCATCCTGATCGCCGGCGGCCTGTTCCTGGTGTGGAAGGCGACCAAGGAAATCCACCACACCGTCGATCCCGAGGACCATCAGGACACGATGATCGGCGGCACGCTGCAGATGAGCCTGGGCGCAGCGATCTTCCAGATCCTGCTGCTCGACCTGGTGTTCTCGATCGATTCCATCATCACCGCCGTCGGCATGACCGACGAGATCGCCATCATGTATATCGCGGTGATCGTCACTGTCGGCGTGATGCTGGTGGCGGCGACACCGCTGGCCAATTTCATCGCCAAGAACCCGACCATCGTCATGCTGGCGCTGGGCTTCCTGTTGATGATCGGCATGACGCTGATCGCCGACGGCATGGGCTACCATGTGCCCAAGGGCTACATCTATGCCGCCATGGGCTTCTCGGCGCTGGTCGAGGGTTTGAACATGCTGGCCCGGCGCAAGAAGAAGAGCGGGGGGAAGTAA
- a CDS encoding SRPBCC family protein, whose translation MELHEAPVASVGMLIRKPVATVYEAFVDPAVTSKFWFTHGSARLDAGRPVEWEWRMYAFKSPVEVRELVKDKKIVVGWGDPATTVEWTFTPMLDGAATFVAIRNSGFQGSLDAQVKSALDSTDGFALVLAGAKAWLEQGIAIGLIVDRHPQGVPGA comes from the coding sequence ATGGAATTGCATGAAGCCCCCGTCGCCTCGGTCGGAATGCTGATCCGCAAACCCGTCGCGACCGTCTACGAAGCCTTCGTCGATCCGGCGGTCACGTCGAAATTCTGGTTCACCCATGGCAGCGCCCGGCTCGATGCCGGCCGTCCCGTCGAATGGGAATGGCGCATGTACGCCTTCAAGTCGCCGGTCGAGGTCAGGGAACTGGTGAAGGACAAGAAGATCGTCGTCGGCTGGGGCGATCCCGCCACTACGGTGGAATGGACCTTCACCCCGATGCTGGACGGCGCCGCCACCTTCGTCGCCATCCGCAATTCGGGCTTCCAGGGCAGCCTCGACGCACAGGTCAAAAGCGCGCTGGATTCCACCGACGGCTTCGCACTGGTTCTCGCCGGCGCCAAGGCATGGCTGGAGCAAGGCATCGCCATCGGCCTAATCGTCGACCGGCATCCGCAAGGCGTGCCTGGAGCATAA
- a CDS encoding glyoxalase/bleomycin resistance/dioxygenase family protein, translating into MTVKLEGGINIAMKVPSHQYETTIAFYRDTVGLEPITEKAPAVGFKLGPNQLWIDEGATMSQAEVWLELFTPDSTGALRQLADAGVVRCDPIEPLGDGFRGGWVMNPANIVHMVREPDAW; encoded by the coding sequence ATGACCGTAAAACTCGAAGGCGGCATCAACATCGCCATGAAGGTGCCGAGCCACCAGTATGAAACGACCATCGCCTTCTACCGCGACACCGTCGGCCTTGAGCCGATCACAGAGAAAGCGCCGGCGGTCGGCTTCAAGCTCGGCCCCAACCAACTCTGGATCGACGAGGGCGCGACGATGAGCCAGGCCGAGGTCTGGCTGGAGCTGTTCACGCCCGATTCCACCGGCGCGCTGCGCCAATTGGCCGATGCCGGCGTGGTGCGCTGCGATCCGATCGAACCGCTCGGCGATGGCTTTCGCGGCGGCTGGGTCATGAACCCCGCCAACATCGTCCATATGGTGCGCGAACCGGACGCGTGGTGA
- a CDS encoding SRPBCC domain-containing protein: MSIAFRISGRIGRPVAEVFDAVVNPTKLSGYFTTVRGASAPLVAGTTVTWWGEIPVEVDEVVPERRIVLRWDGSGPDEKPAYKTRIEMNFEPLDDGGTFVTIAEEGWRETETGRKRSYINCEGWSQMLACMKAYVEHGINLRDGYYRSEMRGEPANPDNI; encoded by the coding sequence ATGTCCATCGCATTCAGGATTTCGGGCCGCATCGGCAGGCCCGTGGCCGAAGTGTTCGACGCCGTCGTCAATCCAACCAAGCTAAGCGGCTATTTCACCACTGTCCGCGGCGCCTCGGCGCCGCTGGTCGCCGGCACCACCGTCACCTGGTGGGGGGAAATCCCGGTCGAGGTCGACGAAGTGGTGCCCGAGCGCCGGATCGTTTTGCGTTGGGACGGCAGCGGGCCGGACGAGAAGCCGGCTTACAAGACCCGTATCGAGATGAACTTCGAACCCCTGGACGACGGCGGCACCTTCGTCACCATCGCCGAGGAGGGCTGGCGCGAGACCGAGACCGGGCGCAAGCGCTCCTACATCAACTGCGAAGGCTGGTCGCAGATGCTCGCCTGCATGAAGGCCTATGTCGAACACGGCATCAATCTGCGCGACGGCTACTACCGCTCCGAGATGAGGGGCGAGCCGGCCAATCCCGACAACATCTGA
- a CDS encoding ArsR/SmtB family transcription factor produces MSSEVKDDHVFKALAHPRRRMILDELKDGPKTTGTLCEIHADMDRCTVMMHLKVLEDAGLVVARREGRERWNHLDALPIKRIHDRWISEYATHAVSILDRLKADLV; encoded by the coding sequence ATGTCAAGTGAAGTCAAAGACGACCATGTTTTCAAGGCCTTGGCGCATCCGCGCCGCCGCATGATCCTGGACGAACTGAAGGACGGGCCGAAAACGACCGGCACCTTGTGCGAAATTCACGCCGACATGGACCGCTGCACGGTGATGATGCACCTGAAGGTGCTGGAAGACGCCGGCCTGGTGGTGGCGCGCCGCGAAGGGCGCGAACGCTGGAACCATCTCGACGCGCTGCCGATCAAGCGCATCCACGACCGCTGGATCAGCGAATACGCCACGCATGCGGTTTCGATCCTCGACCGGCTGAAGGCCGATCTCGTTTGA
- a CDS encoding cupin domain-containing protein: protein MSDGLFQKIGYVKSDQLVDGPITPGQNRRKALEAGDLWVGQCHVTALAEPSQWHHHQEFDSVMFMLSGRIRVDYGENGAESFEIGKGDYAYFPRRAIHRCQIVEGGDDVHYVFVRVGRGETVVNVDGPDVVAP from the coding sequence ATGAGCGACGGCCTTTTTCAAAAGATTGGATACGTAAAGTCGGACCAGCTGGTCGATGGTCCCATCACGCCGGGCCAGAACCGGCGAAAGGCGTTGGAAGCCGGCGACCTTTGGGTCGGCCAGTGCCACGTGACCGCGCTCGCCGAACCAAGCCAGTGGCATCACCATCAGGAGTTCGACAGCGTGATGTTCATGCTGTCCGGTCGTATTCGCGTGGATTACGGCGAAAACGGCGCTGAATCATTCGAGATCGGCAAGGGCGATTACGCGTATTTTCCACGCCGCGCGATCCATCGCTGCCAGATTGTCGAGGGCGGCGACGATGTTCACTACGTTTTCGTCCGCGTCGGGCGTGGCGAAACGGTCGTCAATGTCGACGGCCCGGACGTCGTCGCCCCGTAG
- a CDS encoding AraC family transcriptional regulator, translating into METTGHFLSPTRQAEILPFETAPRSVVGYARDYPSGLSTGFHSHPRAQLLHAVSGLMRVETRGSSYLVPPTTALFLPTDVPHAVSMDGPVAMRELFLREDAARRVGDQPKVITVSGLLREIVIAVCAEPIEWETQGRGYHLAELILDEIARSTPLPMRLPLPRDARLLRVVSGLRDRPDDKRNLEQWGEVANASSRTLARLFRVETGLSFRQWRQQTRLTEALSALTMGMQPTRAAAIAGFDSVPAFGLAFRQFFGMTPGQARRLRDG; encoded by the coding sequence ATGGAGACAACCGGCCATTTTCTGTCGCCAACAAGACAGGCCGAAATCCTGCCTTTCGAGACGGCGCCGCGATCGGTCGTGGGATATGCCCGCGACTATCCGTCGGGGCTCTCGACAGGGTTCCACAGCCATCCGCGCGCCCAGTTGCTGCATGCGGTGTCGGGCCTGATGCGCGTCGAAACGCGGGGTTCGAGTTATCTCGTTCCGCCGACCACGGCATTGTTCCTGCCGACAGATGTACCGCACGCCGTCAGCATGGACGGCCCCGTCGCCATGCGCGAGCTTTTCCTCAGGGAAGACGCGGCAAGGCGGGTGGGAGACCAGCCGAAGGTCATAACCGTATCGGGCCTGCTGCGTGAGATTGTCATCGCTGTCTGCGCCGAGCCGATCGAATGGGAAACACAGGGCAGGGGTTATCATCTGGCGGAACTGATCCTCGACGAAATAGCCAGATCGACGCCGTTGCCGATGCGGTTGCCGCTGCCGCGCGATGCCCGTCTTCTTCGCGTGGTCTCGGGCCTTCGCGATCGTCCGGACGACAAAAGGAACCTGGAACAATGGGGCGAGGTGGCGAATGCATCCAGCCGCACCCTGGCCAGGTTGTTCCGCGTGGAAACCGGCCTCAGTTTTCGTCAATGGCGGCAGCAGACGCGTCTGACCGAGGCGCTGAGTGCCCTGACGATGGGCATGCAACCGACCAGGGCCGCCGCCATCGCCGGCTTCGATAGCGTTCCGGCCTTCGGATTGGCGTTCCGGCAATTTTTCGGAATGACACCCGGGCAAGCCCGGCGTTTGCGGGACGGTTGA
- a CDS encoding ABC transporter ATP-binding protein: MIEIRGVTRNYGAFKALDDATVTIREGEFFSLLGPSGCGKTTLLRMIAGFDNPTSGTIVVDGQEMVGVPANRRPTNMVFQSYAIFPHLNVEQNVGYGLKRLKLDQGEEKRRVDEALAMVSLTGLGKRGAHELSGGQRQRVALARALVMRPKVLLLDEPLSALDKKLREQMQVELRRLQQAVGITFILVTHDQYEALAMSDRIAVMFGGRIAQVASPKEIYQRPVNRQVADFLGGMNFVKAEIVEENGSSITVDTLGFGRVTTEKPKAFVRNGAAATLGIRPERLRVLWDQATAKYEVSGSVVERHYFGEITHLIVDIPGLEKPLSVTETNDFGADDIPVGATIRLGYDRDALVAMAD; this comes from the coding sequence ATGATCGAGATCAGGGGCGTCACCCGCAACTACGGGGCCTTCAAGGCTCTGGACGACGCCACCGTGACCATTCGCGAGGGCGAGTTCTTTTCCCTGCTCGGGCCTTCCGGCTGCGGCAAGACCACCCTGCTCAGAATGATCGCCGGTTTCGACAACCCGACCTCAGGCACCATCGTCGTCGATGGCCAGGAGATGGTCGGCGTGCCGGCCAACCGGCGCCCCACCAACATGGTGTTCCAGAGCTACGCCATCTTCCCGCATCTCAATGTCGAGCAGAATGTCGGCTACGGGCTGAAGCGGCTGAAGCTCGACCAGGGCGAGGAGAAGCGGCGGGTCGACGAAGCACTGGCCATGGTCTCGCTGACTGGCCTCGGCAAACGCGGCGCGCATGAATTGTCCGGTGGCCAGCGCCAGCGCGTGGCGCTCGCCCGCGCCCTGGTGATGCGGCCCAAGGTTCTCTTGCTCGACGAGCCGCTGTCGGCGCTCGACAAGAAGCTGCGCGAACAGATGCAGGTGGAACTGCGCCGGCTGCAGCAGGCAGTCGGCATCACCTTCATCCTGGTCACCCACGACCAGTACGAGGCGCTCGCCATGTCGGACCGCATTGCCGTCATGTTCGGCGGCCGCATCGCCCAGGTCGCCTCGCCGAAGGAAATCTACCAGCGGCCGGTGAACCGCCAGGTCGCCGACTTCCTTGGCGGCATGAATTTCGTCAAGGCCGAGATCGTCGAGGAAAACGGCTCTTCCATCACCGTCGACACGCTGGGCTTCGGCCGCGTCACCACCGAAAAGCCGAAGGCTTTCGTGCGCAACGGCGCCGCCGCCACGCTCGGCATCCGGCCGGAACGGCTGCGCGTTCTGTGGGACCAGGCAACCGCCAAATACGAAGTGTCGGGCAGCGTGGTGGAGCGGCACTATTTCGGCGAGATCACCCACCTGATCGTCGACATCCCCGGACTGGAAAAGCCGCTGTCGGTGACCGAGACCAATGATTTCGGCGCCGACGACATTCCGGTCGGCGCCACCATCCGCCTCGGCTACGACCGCGACGCGCTGGTGGCGATGGCGGATTAG
- a CDS encoding ABC transporter permease: MSTLKRFLPSGSSWLTAYAVLYVGFLYLPVLFLPIFSINISASPKFPLSGYTLQWYRDLPKTPALIDAAWNSLIVGVSAAVLSTVLGILAARAITRYRFPARRPIHGLIMAPLVLPEVIVAISMLLVMLQLGLSLSLFTVVLGHVLVCIPYSMTVLTSGFEGFDRSLEEASADLGESAFGTFRRVTLPMVTPAIISSLLVSFTISLDEFIIAFFLTGTDATLPIYIWGQLRFAAKLPGVLALGTLLLVGSFVLLSIAEILRRRAARRTQSEGLLHA; this comes from the coding sequence ATGAGTACCCTCAAGCGCTTCCTGCCCAGCGGCAGCTCCTGGCTTACGGCCTATGCCGTGCTCTATGTCGGCTTCCTGTACCTGCCGGTGCTGTTCCTGCCGATCTTCTCGATCAACATCTCGGCCTCGCCCAAATTCCCGCTCTCCGGCTATACGCTGCAATGGTATCGCGATCTGCCGAAGACGCCGGCCCTCATCGATGCGGCCTGGAACAGCCTGATCGTCGGTGTCTCGGCCGCGGTGCTGTCCACCGTTCTCGGCATCCTCGCCGCGCGCGCCATCACCCGCTATCGTTTCCCCGCCCGCCGGCCCATCCATGGCCTGATCATGGCGCCGCTGGTGCTGCCCGAAGTGATCGTCGCCATCTCCATGCTTTTGGTGATGCTGCAGCTCGGCCTCAGCCTGTCGCTGTTCACCGTCGTGCTCGGCCACGTGCTGGTCTGCATCCCCTATTCGATGACCGTGCTGACATCCGGCTTCGAAGGCTTCGACCGCAGCCTGGAGGAAGCCTCGGCCGATCTCGGCGAGAGCGCCTTCGGCACCTTCCGGCGCGTGACCTTGCCGATGGTGACGCCGGCCATCATCTCCAGCCTGCTGGTTTCCTTCACCATTTCGCTCGACGAGTTCATCATCGCCTTCTTCCTCACCGGAACCGACGCGACGCTGCCGATCTACATCTGGGGCCAGTTGCGCTTCGCCGCCAAGCTGCCCGGCGTGCTGGCGCTCGGCACGCTGCTTCTGGTCGGTTCCTTCGTGCTTCTTTCCATCGCCGAAATCCTGCGCCGCCGCGCCGCCCGGCGCACCCAGTCCGAGGGTCTCCTGCATGCTTGA
- a CDS encoding ABC transporter permease, whose translation MTAAAEGSPPLVAGGIRRKTLLQSESAQGLALISPTFLYALILLVVPILVVFAHSFWTQHYLTIDHTFTLENYRIALTEPIYLDLLWRSLYVSLMVSLFTVVLAYPIAYFISFHGGRHKGLWLFLITIPFWTSYLLRVMSWKVILGYNGVLNSGLMGLGLISEPSTALLYNTSAVVITLTHAWAAFAILPIFVSLEKVDRTLIEAAKDLGDGPLRSFLRVTLPLSAPGVISALLIVMIPTVGDYVTPKLVGGKDGVMIANAIQAQFGKAANWPLGAALSVTTMVVVSLMAGAAVFLIRTAARLAR comes from the coding sequence ATGACGGCAGCCGCGGAAGGGTCGCCGCCGCTGGTCGCGGGCGGCATCAGACGAAAGACGCTTCTGCAATCCGAATCCGCCCAGGGCCTTGCCCTGATCAGCCCGACTTTTCTTTACGCCCTCATCCTTCTGGTTGTGCCGATCCTGGTGGTGTTCGCCCATTCCTTCTGGACGCAGCACTACCTCACCATCGACCACACCTTCACGCTCGAGAATTACCGCATCGCGCTGACCGAGCCGATCTATCTCGACCTGTTGTGGCGCTCGCTCTACGTCTCATTGATGGTGTCGCTGTTCACCGTCGTGCTCGCCTATCCGATCGCCTATTTCATTTCCTTCCACGGCGGCCGCCACAAGGGCCTATGGCTGTTCCTCATCACCATCCCGTTCTGGACCAGCTACCTGCTGCGGGTGATGTCGTGGAAGGTCATCCTCGGCTACAACGGCGTCCTCAATTCCGGCCTGATGGGGCTCGGCCTGATCAGCGAGCCATCCACCGCCCTGCTCTACAACACCAGCGCCGTCGTCATCACGCTGACCCACGCCTGGGCGGCCTTCGCCATCCTGCCCATCTTCGTGTCGCTCGAAAAAGTCGACCGCACGCTGATCGAGGCGGCCAAGGATCTCGGCGACGGGCCGCTGCGCTCCTTCCTGCGCGTGACGCTGCCGCTGTCGGCGCCCGGTGTCATCTCGGCGCTGCTCATCGTCATGATCCCGACGGTTGGCGACTACGTCACTCCGAAGCTGGTCGGCGGCAAGGACGGCGTCATGATCGCCAACGCCATCCAGGCGCAGTTCGGCAAAGCGGCGAACTGGCCGCTGGGCGCCGCGCTTTCCGTCACCACCATGGTCGTGGTCAGCCTGATGGCGGGCGCTGCCGTCTTCCTGATCCGCACCGCCGCGAGGTTGGCGCGATGA
- a CDS encoding aminotransferase produces MAAVRQARTGGGDAEAGQDAVETARRHLVQPWPMAGSVGAEARALIGEGDGIYITDGNGKRLIDGPAGMWCINVGHRREELAKVMYDQAMQLSYNTPWYTMNAPSAELARRIADHAPGDLSHVFYTTGGSSAVETALRFMQFYNNVRGRPEKKLILSRGGAYHGSTYLAASLNGRPRDRDWMDGADDLVVKLSSPDPFRRPKGMDVAAFADMLVAEFRDRIAEIGAERIGAFVGEPVQASGGVILPPDGYLKRIRAICRDNDILFISDEVVTAFGRLGHVFASGEVFGIDPDMITFAKGVTSGYFPLGGVVISERLLEELRRSNHPDAMFAHGLTYTSHPVGCAVALKNLDILEDEVLAHARAVAPYFQARLKTLEELPLVGEVRGLGLMACVECVADRESKNPLQLDRAVGVRIDAHCHELGLLVRPLINMCVMSPPLTISREQIDDMVAILREGISRTMEDLRREGLWQG; encoded by the coding sequence ATGGCTGCGGTGCGGCAAGCAAGAACGGGCGGAGGGGATGCCGAGGCCGGGCAGGATGCGGTGGAGACGGCGCGGCGCCATCTCGTGCAGCCGTGGCCGATGGCGGGTTCGGTCGGCGCCGAGGCGCGGGCGCTGATCGGCGAAGGCGACGGCATCTACATCACCGACGGCAACGGCAAGCGGCTGATCGACGGGCCGGCCGGCATGTGGTGCATCAATGTCGGCCATCGCCGCGAGGAACTGGCCAAGGTGATGTACGACCAGGCGATGCAGCTCTCCTACAACACGCCCTGGTACACGATGAACGCGCCTTCGGCCGAACTCGCGCGGCGTATCGCGGACCATGCGCCGGGCGATCTCAGCCACGTCTTCTACACCACCGGCGGCTCCTCGGCGGTGGAGACGGCGCTGCGCTTCATGCAGTTCTACAACAATGTGCGCGGCCGGCCGGAGAAGAAGCTCATCCTGTCGCGCGGCGGCGCCTATCACGGGTCGACCTACCTGGCGGCCTCGCTCAACGGCCGGCCGCGCGACCGCGACTGGATGGACGGCGCCGACGATCTGGTGGTGAAGCTGTCGTCGCCCGATCCGTTCCGCCGGCCGAAGGGCATGGATGTCGCGGCCTTCGCCGACATGCTGGTCGCGGAATTCCGCGACAGGATCGCGGAGATCGGCGCCGAAAGGATCGGCGCCTTTGTCGGCGAGCCGGTGCAGGCCTCGGGCGGCGTCATCCTGCCGCCGGACGGCTACCTGAAACGCATCCGCGCCATCTGCCGCGACAACGACATTCTCTTCATTTCCGACGAGGTGGTGACCGCCTTTGGCCGGCTCGGCCATGTCTTTGCCTCGGGTGAGGTGTTCGGCATCGACCCCGACATGATCACCTTCGCCAAGGGCGTCACCTCGGGTTATTTCCCGCTGGGCGGCGTCGTCATCTCGGAGCGTTTGCTGGAGGAATTGCGCCGCTCCAACCATCCCGACGCGATGTTCGCGCATGGGCTGACCTATACCAGTCACCCGGTCGGCTGCGCGGTGGCGCTCAAAAACCTCGACATATTGGAAGACGAGGTGCTGGCGCATGCGCGTGCGGTCGCGCCTTATTTCCAGGCGCGCCTGAAGACGCTGGAGGAACTGCCGCTGGTGGGCGAAGTGCGCGGCTTAGGGCTGATGGCCTGCGTGGAATGCGTGGCCGACCGCGAAAGCAAAAACCCGCTGCAGCTCGACCGGGCGGTCGGTGTGCGCATCGACGCGCATTGCCATGAGCTCGGCCTTCTGGTGCGGCCGCTGATCAATATGTGCGTGATGTCGCCGCCGCTCACCATCAGCCGCGAGCAGATCGACGACATGGTGGCGATTCTGCGCGAGGGCATTTCGCGGACGATGGAGGATCTGCGCCGGGAAGGGCTGTGGCAAGGCTGA
- a CDS encoding pyrroline-5-carboxylate reductase, with protein sequence MKLGFIGTGALTAAIVAGLKSVADNSVSVVLSPRNEEIAAGLAARYADVRIAADNQAVLDDCDTVMLAVRPQIAHEVLPALRFRSDHRVVSLIATLSVEEVAGLIGPVATVTKALPMPMIAHRQGATILFPPDPAMAAFFGRLGKAIEVTDADEFNALSVVTATYASYFKYLDTIHSWLEGHQVSGEKARDYIATLFKALANAPDRAPDAGFMHLAQEYATRGGINEQVLRELTERDMFGAFAQSLEGIYRRISKS encoded by the coding sequence ATGAAACTCGGCTTCATCGGCACAGGCGCGCTTACGGCCGCGATCGTCGCCGGGCTGAAATCGGTCGCCGACAATTCGGTGTCGGTCGTGCTGTCGCCGCGCAATGAGGAAATCGCGGCCGGGCTGGCGGCCCGCTATGCCGACGTGCGCATCGCGGCCGACAATCAGGCGGTGCTCGACGATTGCGATACCGTCATGCTGGCGGTGCGGCCGCAGATCGCGCATGAAGTGCTGCCGGCGCTGCGGTTTCGTTCCGACCATCGCGTCGTCAGCCTGATCGCGACGCTGTCGGTCGAAGAGGTGGCCGGCCTGATCGGGCCGGTGGCAACGGTGACGAAGGCGCTTCCGATGCCGATGATCGCGCACAGGCAAGGCGCGACCATCCTGTTTCCGCCGGATCCCGCCATGGCGGCTTTTTTCGGCCGGCTGGGCAAGGCGATCGAGGTTACCGACGCTGACGAGTTCAACGCGCTGAGCGTCGTCACCGCGACCTATGCCAGCTACTTCAAATATCTCGATACGATCCACAGCTGGCTGGAGGGCCATCAGGTGTCGGGCGAGAAGGCGCGCGATTATATCGCCACGCTGTTCAAGGCGCTGGCCAACGCGCCGGACAGGGCCCCGGACGCCGGTTTCATGCATCTGGCGCAGGAATACGCGACCCGCGGCGGCATCAACGAACAGGTCCTGCGCGAACTGACGGAGCGGGACATGTTCGGCGCCTTCGCGCAAAGCCTGGAAGGTATCTACCGGCGCATCTCAAAGTCATAA
- a CDS encoding DMT family transporter, with translation MTAPTGLSPQTRGIILMAAVAFAIQIVDGLAKYLSADYSPLFIGWARYAAASIIVLPYAFARHGRHLFPAERLGAHILRTVLLVTAMSLYFVAISHIPLATAISAYFVAPVVAMVLSVVVLGERMTTRKGISLALGFAGAMVILRPGVGTMEPGILLALASGLAFACYMIVTRKAALESDPVKTLAFQCALGAVLLMPQALLTWSTPAWGDLVFFAGLGIFSLIGHLMLIIAFRLAETSVLAPLVYLELVGAALIGYLAFHEVPGPATIAGASLIVFAGLILLWHNKSATVEEPAA, from the coding sequence ATGACGGCACCCACCGGCCTTTCCCCGCAGACCCGAGGCATCATCCTGATGGCCGCGGTGGCGTTCGCCATCCAGATCGTCGACGGGCTGGCGAAATATCTGAGCGCTGACTATTCGCCGCTGTTCATCGGCTGGGCGCGTTATGCAGCGGCTTCGATCATCGTCCTGCCTTATGCCTTCGCACGCCATGGCCGGCATCTGTTTCCGGCCGAGCGCCTCGGCGCGCATATCTTGCGCACCGTGCTTCTGGTGACGGCGATGTCGCTATATTTCGTCGCCATCTCCCACATCCCGCTGGCTACCGCCATCAGCGCCTATTTCGTCGCCCCGGTCGTCGCCATGGTGCTGTCGGTCGTCGTGCTGGGCGAACGCATGACGACGCGCAAGGGCATCAGCCTGGCGCTCGGTTTCGCCGGCGCCATGGTCATCCTGCGGCCGGGCGTTGGCACGATGGAACCCGGCATCCTGCTGGCGCTGGCTTCCGGCCTTGCCTTCGCCTGCTACATGATCGTCACCCGCAAGGCGGCGCTGGAAAGCGACCCGGTCAAGACGCTCGCCTTTCAATGCGCGTTGGGCGCCGTGCTGTTGATGCCGCAGGCGCTGCTCACCTGGTCGACGCCGGCCTGGGGCGATCTCGTCTTCTTCGCCGGGCTCGGCATCTTCTCGCTGATTGGCCATCTGATGCTGATCATCGCCTTCCGCCTCGCCGAAACCTCGGTGCTGGCACCATTGGTCTATCTCGAACTGGTCGGCGCCGCGCTCATCGGCTATCTCGCCTTCCACGAAGTGCCCGGCCCTGCCACCATCGCCGGCGCCAGCCTGATCGTCTTCGCCGGGCTTATCCTGCTGTGGCACAACAAGAGTGCCACCGTCGAGGAACCGGCGGCCTGA